A stretch of the Aegilops tauschii subsp. strangulata cultivar AL8/78 chromosome 4, Aet v6.0, whole genome shotgun sequence genome encodes the following:
- the LOC109752807 gene encoding uncharacterized protein isoform X1, with product MNTNRGRSRSPVEVKDDHSKGSDGYGRKENMRDLQNDSHARPGRGHEFVRHSDRHSYGASRESRRHDDYRRYHDKRADDERSHPRTSRPDRESRADTYYDPSKRDGTSDRSHGDWRNADSRYGGKSVKREQRSKNQEKHESPREYQKHDITEYEKDADLRKETHSSRRYPEEGESKNKEKFKQDEALKKRSGKEIEKSSCTAEPELETRQKRRSLFSSVGPDVENEQHMEMDTSGGIKEEAMNDLNAAKVAAMKAAELVNKNIVGFGVGTGRLSTDQKKKLLWGNKKSNPPETSTHWDSNLFSDRERQEKFNKLMSLRMPWPNAGCEKQCFCLSSREQGRHQGRGSGGNQETRGTRYGPGETLCSRPAPERWPNRWSRPVGNSACKCQVPLMYTLRWLVYPYMWKFGCQFCIDCRNVLLYYHRVSHKQLLCLLDTCIFSPGRICALRCLLCLPIDVNMSFWMEKKKLSCFFEE from the exons ATGAACACGAACCGTGGGAGGAGCCGTAGTCCAGTTGAAGTCAAGGATGACCACTCTAAGGGGAGTGACGGTTATGGAAGGAAAGAGAACATGAGAGATCTACAGAATGATAGTCATGCCAGACCAGGCAGAGGTCATGAATTTGTTAGGCATTCTGATAGGCATTCCTATGGGGCTTCACGTGAATCCAGGAGGCATGATGATTATAGGAGGTATCATGATAAACGTGCTGATGATGAAAGGAGCCATCCTAGAACTTCCCGGCCAGATCGGGAGTCAAGGGCTGACACTTACTATGATCCTTCAAAGCGTGATGGCACATCTGATAGATCACATGGTGATTGGAGAAATGCTGACAGCAGGTATGGGGGAAAATCTGTTAAGCGAGAGCAGAGGAGTAAGAATCAGGAAAAACATGAGTCCCCGCGTGAATACCAAAAACATGATATCACAGAGTATGAGAAAGATGCTGATTTAAGAAAGGAAACCCACTCTTCCAGAAGGTATCCAGAGGAAGGTGAAAGTAAAAACAAGGAAAAGTTCAAGCAGGACGAGGCTCTAAAGAAGAGAAGTGGCAAGGAAATTGAGAAAAGTAGCTGCACAGCAGAACCTGAGTTAGAAACTAGGCAGAAGAGAAGAAGCTTATTCAGTTCTGTTGGTCCAGATGTTGAAAATGAACAGCACATGGAAATGGATACTTCAGGAG GAATTAAAGAGGAAGCAATGAATGATCTGAATGCAGCAAAAGTTGCAGCAATGAAAGCTGCTGAATTAG TGAATAAGAACATTGTAGGATTTGGAGTCGGAACTGGGCGGCTATCCACTGACCAGAAGAAGAAGCTGCTCTGGGGTAACAAAAAGAGTAACCCTCCAGAG ACAAGTACCCACTGGGACTCAAATCTGTTTTCTGATCGGGAGCGCCAAGAGAAATTCAACAAACTCATG AGTCTGAGGATGCCTTGGCCTAATGCAGGGTGTGAAAAGCAGTGCTTCTGCCTCAGTTCAAGAGAGCAAGGCCGGCATCAAGGAAGAGGGTCCGGCGGAAATCAAGAAACAAGAGGAACTCGATACGGACCTGGAGAAACTCTATGTAGCAGGCCTGCGCCGGAGAGATGGCCGAACCGTTGGTCTCGGCCTGTAGGGAACTCTGCCTGCAAGTGTCAAGTGCCTCTGATGTACACGCTTCGTTGGCTTGTTTATCCTTACATGTGGAAATTTGGCTGTCAGTTTTGCATCGACTGTAGAAACGTGTTATTATATTATCATCGTGTGTCTCATAAACAGCTGTTATGTCTGCTTGACACTTGTATCTTCTCACCCGGGAGGATTTGTGCACTTAGATGTCTGCTTTGCTTGCCCATTGATGTTAATATGAGTTTCTGGATGGAAAAAAAAAAGTTATCTTGTTTTTttgaggaataa
- the LOC109752807 gene encoding uncharacterized protein isoform X2: MNTNRGRSRSPVEVKDDHSKGSDGYGRKENMRDLQNDSHARPGRGHEFVRHSDRHSYGASRESRRHDDYRRYHDKRADDERSHPRTSRPDRESRADTYYDPSKRDGTSDRSHGDWRNADSRYGGKSVKREQRSKNQEKHESPREYQKHDITEYEKDADLRKETHSSRRYPEEGESKNKEKFKQDEALKKRSGKEIEKSSCTAEPELETRQKRRSLFSSVGPDVENEQHMEMDTSGGIKEEAMNDLNAAKVAAMKAAELVNKNIVGFGVGTGRLSTDQKKKLLWGNKKSNPPETSTHWDSNLFSDRERQEKFNKLMGVKSSASASVQESKAGIKEEGPAEIKKQEELDTDLEKLYVAGLRRRDGRTVGLGL; the protein is encoded by the exons ATGAACACGAACCGTGGGAGGAGCCGTAGTCCAGTTGAAGTCAAGGATGACCACTCTAAGGGGAGTGACGGTTATGGAAGGAAAGAGAACATGAGAGATCTACAGAATGATAGTCATGCCAGACCAGGCAGAGGTCATGAATTTGTTAGGCATTCTGATAGGCATTCCTATGGGGCTTCACGTGAATCCAGGAGGCATGATGATTATAGGAGGTATCATGATAAACGTGCTGATGATGAAAGGAGCCATCCTAGAACTTCCCGGCCAGATCGGGAGTCAAGGGCTGACACTTACTATGATCCTTCAAAGCGTGATGGCACATCTGATAGATCACATGGTGATTGGAGAAATGCTGACAGCAGGTATGGGGGAAAATCTGTTAAGCGAGAGCAGAGGAGTAAGAATCAGGAAAAACATGAGTCCCCGCGTGAATACCAAAAACATGATATCACAGAGTATGAGAAAGATGCTGATTTAAGAAAGGAAACCCACTCTTCCAGAAGGTATCCAGAGGAAGGTGAAAGTAAAAACAAGGAAAAGTTCAAGCAGGACGAGGCTCTAAAGAAGAGAAGTGGCAAGGAAATTGAGAAAAGTAGCTGCACAGCAGAACCTGAGTTAGAAACTAGGCAGAAGAGAAGAAGCTTATTCAGTTCTGTTGGTCCAGATGTTGAAAATGAACAGCACATGGAAATGGATACTTCAGGAG GAATTAAAGAGGAAGCAATGAATGATCTGAATGCAGCAAAAGTTGCAGCAATGAAAGCTGCTGAATTAG TGAATAAGAACATTGTAGGATTTGGAGTCGGAACTGGGCGGCTATCCACTGACCAGAAGAAGAAGCTGCTCTGGGGTAACAAAAAGAGTAACCCTCCAGAG ACAAGTACCCACTGGGACTCAAATCTGTTTTCTGATCGGGAGCGCCAAGAGAAATTCAACAAACTCATG GGTGTGAAAAGCAGTGCTTCTGCCTCAGTTCAAGAGAGCAAGGCCGGCATCAAGGAAGAGGGTCCGGCGGAAATCAAGAAACAAGAGGAACTCGATACGGACCTGGAGAAACTCTATGTAGCAGGCCTGCGCCGGAGAGATGGCCGAACCGTTGGTCTCGGCCTGTAG